One Hermetia illucens chromosome 4, iHerIll2.2.curated.20191125, whole genome shotgun sequence DNA segment encodes these proteins:
- the LOC119655010 gene encoding lysozyme 1-like — MKVFAVLAFALLCVAAPAWGKTFTKCSLAKTLYAHGIPKSELPDWVCLVQHESGFRTNAVGALNSNGTRDYGLFQINNQYWCQGNVKSANECHIACTSLLSDDITHALNCAKKIKAQQGFKAWYGWLNYCQKSKPSVKECF; from the coding sequence ATGAAAGTATTCGCTGTTTTGGCTTTCGCCCTCCTCTGCGTCGCTGCTCCTGCCTGGGGTAAGACCTTCACCAAGTGCAGTCTTGCCAAGACCCTCTACGCCCATGGCATCCCAAAGTCTGAACTCCCCGATTGGGTCTGCCTTGTCCAACACGAATCTGGATTCAGGACCAACGCTGTAGGAGCCCTCAACTCAAACGGAACCCGTGACTATGGTCTCTTCCAAATCAATAACCAATACTGGTGCCAAGGAAACGTGAAATCCGCCAACGAATGCCACATCGCTTGTACTTCTCTTCTTTCTGATGACATCACCCACGCCCTCAACTGCGCCAAGAAAATCAAGGCCCAACAAGGATTCAAGGCCTGGTACGGATGGTTGAACTACTGCCAAAAATCCAAACCCAGTGTCAAGGAATGCTTCTAA